The following coding sequences are from one Paenibacillus sp. FSL R5-0912 window:
- a CDS encoding glycoside hydrolase family 2 TIM barrel-domain containing protein, whose protein sequence is MKLSRDWENQYVTQKNRYPMHEPYGVYETVEQALSGDRRKSKYVNSLNGMWKFKWFGSPDEVTDEFYSPEHDVSHWDNISVPSNWELSGYGKPVYTNMLYPFVQKGEGSHHEIQLKNNEYILNPPHVPDSNLTGCYVRTFEVDEHFNERDIFIDFGGVESCFYLWLNGKMVGYSQDSKLNASFDITDYIQKGQNRIAVQVMRFGAGTYLEDQDYWHLSGIYRDVLIYAKPRMRIHDYKIETLFSGNYNNAELKVTVAPNNQVNGYGEAHVRLSLYDSDQQLVTEFETPKFADCDFYLQEKYVAKVTKSISNPQLWSDESPYLYKLVLEMIDCSGNVIDIESANVGFREVKIDRKGVLRINGKRLIIRGTNLHAFCPETGRAVTTEYMREQIKVMKSLNINAVRTSHYPHAIEWYDQCDELGIYLVDEANIETHGLGGQLSASPEWTHAYMERATRMVLRDKNHPSIILWSLGNESGYGANHAAMYGWIKEYDKTRYVQYESLNPPANISDIVAPMYPQKDWILDVMAESEDLRPFIMCEYAYAKSNSNGNFKEFWDLIHKFPRFQGGFIWDFQDKALVKQDKDGNKKYVYGGAFNEEVTDPAPDMCLNGIVFPDLTLKPAANEIKNVQSPIQMDYMPGNNGYRIYNHYTHRDLSHLNMVWELVCDGNVIESGSLPRYHTAPESVDKLQAPYDSSKVSGEAFLNFYAYLDEDTFYSKKGTCIYACQIEIKDSVNKVHTGDIEKDSLKYDETTNEIHIYNENTTVLFSKETAEFISVKYNHKNYFTGGTNNFYRPPTGIDAGIHLESSNYADEWKALGLHSNEKEIKNIRVFAAPAAVIIQVHCIYHGCIETKTNYTVGGKGIEITNTVVNNAKVDTLPRIGLSFKFSDAWKKMKWYGRGPWENYADRKSAAFVGVYESTVEQQHVPYILPVECGGKEDVRYLYLSSKEQAVKVSAAGHFHFDIHGHSIEQYDNAAYEDELGNSDSVYLHIDHKHAGLGGDTGWTKNIHDPYQIKKGIYVYTVTIEIIS, encoded by the coding sequence ATGAAGCTAAGCAGAGATTGGGAAAATCAATATGTTACTCAAAAAAACCGTTATCCCATGCATGAGCCCTACGGAGTATACGAAACCGTTGAACAGGCTTTAAGCGGAGACCGGAGAAAGTCTAAATACGTAAATAGCCTGAATGGAATGTGGAAGTTTAAATGGTTTGGGTCTCCCGATGAAGTAACGGATGAATTCTATAGTCCTGAACATGATGTTTCCCATTGGGATAATATTTCGGTTCCTTCCAATTGGGAACTTTCGGGGTATGGAAAACCTGTATACACCAATATGTTGTATCCCTTTGTTCAAAAAGGGGAGGGTTCTCATCACGAAATTCAACTCAAGAATAATGAATACATTTTGAATCCGCCTCATGTGCCGGATAGTAACCTTACCGGTTGTTACGTCCGAACGTTTGAAGTTGACGAACATTTTAACGAAAGGGATATATTTATCGATTTTGGAGGTGTAGAATCGTGTTTTTATCTTTGGTTAAACGGCAAAATGGTTGGTTATTCTCAGGACAGTAAGCTTAACGCTTCTTTTGATATCACGGATTACATTCAAAAGGGACAAAACCGTATAGCGGTTCAGGTGATGCGGTTTGGAGCCGGGACCTATCTGGAGGATCAGGATTACTGGCATCTCTCGGGGATCTACCGAGATGTTCTCATTTATGCAAAACCACGTATGCGCATTCATGATTATAAGATCGAAACCCTCTTTTCAGGGAATTACAACAATGCCGAATTAAAAGTGACGGTTGCACCTAATAATCAAGTGAATGGTTATGGTGAGGCCCATGTGCGGTTGTCCCTGTATGATAGCGATCAGCAATTGGTTACTGAGTTTGAAACGCCAAAATTTGCGGATTGTGATTTCTACCTGCAAGAAAAATATGTAGCAAAGGTTACGAAAAGCATTTCAAATCCTCAATTGTGGAGCGATGAGAGCCCTTACCTCTATAAATTGGTGTTAGAAATGATTGATTGTTCTGGAAATGTAATTGATATTGAGAGCGCGAATGTCGGCTTCCGTGAAGTGAAGATCGATCGAAAAGGGGTCCTGAGAATTAATGGGAAGCGTCTCATTATACGGGGAACCAATCTTCACGCCTTTTGTCCTGAAACCGGACGAGCCGTAACAACAGAATATATGCGCGAGCAAATCAAGGTCATGAAATCGCTGAATATCAATGCGGTAAGAACAAGTCACTATCCGCACGCAATCGAATGGTATGACCAGTGTGATGAACTGGGCATTTACCTGGTAGATGAAGCTAATATTGAAACACACGGTCTTGGCGGCCAGTTAAGCGCATCCCCCGAATGGACACATGCGTATATGGAACGGGCTACACGGATGGTTCTGAGAGATAAAAATCATCCATCCATTATTCTCTGGTCTCTGGGTAATGAATCCGGTTATGGAGCGAATCATGCTGCGATGTACGGCTGGATTAAGGAGTATGACAAAACAAGGTATGTTCAGTATGAATCTTTGAATCCTCCGGCAAATATCTCCGATATTGTGGCGCCTATGTATCCTCAGAAAGATTGGATCTTGGATGTCATGGCTGAAAGCGAAGATTTGCGTCCTTTTATTATGTGTGAATATGCGTACGCGAAAAGTAACAGTAACGGAAACTTTAAGGAATTTTGGGATCTCATTCATAAATTCCCGCGGTTTCAAGGAGGATTTATTTGGGATTTTCAGGATAAAGCGCTTGTTAAGCAAGATAAAGACGGAAATAAAAAGTATGTCTATGGCGGGGCATTCAATGAAGAAGTTACTGATCCTGCTCCTGATATGTGCCTGAATGGTATTGTTTTCCCTGATCTAACTCTCAAGCCGGCTGCGAATGAAATAAAAAATGTACAATCTCCTATCCAAATGGATTACATGCCTGGGAATAATGGCTATCGAATTTATAATCATTACACGCATCGGGATTTAAGCCATTTGAATATGGTTTGGGAGCTGGTTTGCGATGGAAATGTGATTGAAAGCGGTAGTTTGCCTAGATATCACACAGCACCCGAATCCGTTGATAAGCTTCAAGCGCCATACGATTCGTCTAAAGTCTCCGGGGAAGCTTTTCTTAATTTCTATGCTTATTTGGACGAGGACACCTTTTATTCTAAGAAGGGAACCTGTATTTATGCATGCCAGATAGAGATTAAGGATTCTGTGAATAAAGTGCATACCGGAGATATAGAAAAGGATAGCTTGAAGTATGATGAAACGACAAATGAAATTCATATCTATAATGAAAATACAACGGTTCTTTTCTCGAAAGAAACCGCAGAGTTCATCTCTGTAAAATACAATCACAAGAATTATTTCACGGGAGGAACCAATAACTTCTATCGCCCTCCAACAGGAATTGATGCAGGTATTCATCTCGAATCGTCCAATTATGCAGATGAATGGAAAGCTCTCGGGCTTCATTCCAATGAGAAAGAAATCAAGAATATTCGGGTATTTGCAGCACCTGCTGCTGTTATCATTCAAGTTCATTGTATCTATCATGGATGCATTGAAACCAAAACCAATTATACCGTCGGCGGCAAAGGGATAGAAATCACAAATACAGTTGTGAACAATGCCAAGGTCGACACCCTCCCGAGAATTGGACTGAGCTTTAAGTTCTCTGATGCTTGGAAGAAGATGAAATGGTATGGCCGTGGGCCATGGGAGAACTACGCGGATCGTAAATCTGCCGCATTCGTGGGAGTCTATGAGAGCACTGTAGAACAGCAGCACGTACCCTATATCTTACCGGTAGAATGTGGTGGTAAAGAAGATGTCCGGTATTTATATTTGTCATCCAAAGAACAAGCAGTAAAAGTATCGGCAGCGGGACATTTCCATTTTGATATTCATGGGCACAGTATTGAGCAATATGACAACGCCGCCTATGAAGACGAGCTGGGAAATTCAGATTCTGTTTATCTTCATATTGATCACAAACATGCAGGTCTTGGCGGGGATACCGGCTGGACCAAAAATATTCACGATCCCTATCAAATTAAGAAAGGTATCTATGTTTATACGGTAACTATAGAAATCATTTCTTAA
- a CDS encoding amidase family protein → MNKLKRLSKTKRNHSGSPRSEYSPAKNNWSKKQFIATSIALSVIASSVIPFQTADALTRVTSASGTVWEIHDVFAPSLDTGSLRTVGTTQVQGFGNIFVKVSSPSASLMNGQMMRGFDLKYDGVNRFTSTQSVNLGNVTVTRDVYIDTINNRTRFFDTFTNKNDMAVKVDVSFGGSLGYGTAANASVVKATYSDDLEVTADDSWIVVDSSAKNNKPLGVAVGSPHPFENGLTGLGNQQQNPFTTPLARSGNEANFYGFINTLNIEPGQSKSLVHFVQVGEAGEEGLNNLVTILDGLNRQLDVSGLTNAQIRSISNWDISAIEGLDTGDSLVIPDAPAAKTFVTSSPYDVTNKSIAEMQLDMTNGKTTSVQITQAYLDRIKAYDEGQLGFHAFLHVSETALAQAKAADDARAQGAQGDLLGIPIAIKDIYDTKDMPTTGGSKALEGWKPDSDAFQVAKLREAGAVIIGKTNTSEFANSGSFSESGWMQTWNALYPSKTSFGSSGGSAVSIAADFAAAAMGSQTGVSLYAPTTGASLKSFRGTDGMASTTGVLPLTWGQDYAGPIAKTVTDLAIMLNATTGTDPQDIFTVTADADHKRPENWKESLDAGALKGKKIGYIPESFVSSYADDDTGVAVKNKFSELQAAGAEMVEMSKMPAAPTRPQGINGSTEGWARYIELHKAFPYADGASVLASDKVLIYNQRSYTAPTRMTEQAVQDYIKYRTDYKEVIKGWMDENGVDAIVYAGFISDVYNNDASASQLSSDRNTGVLTSNVGLPTVVVPVGTNDSGYSISMQLVGRAWDDAKVLGMGYALEQQSQARLLTAFAPALKYVSNPTNPDPVDNEPSNPGPGGGTVTPPVTATPTPTPAPTAPAETATPTPKPEVVSFTDTTNHWAKASIDALIAKGLLTGYSDGTFRPNSGLTRAEAIKVIATYMGLEGQASSFTDVSGAYWANKFIGAAAGSGLMNGYSDGSFRPDKKISRGELAALITRAFKLTGTGNTSFADVNRNVWYYASIDALASNKIITGYADSTFKPEKDITRAEFATMVSRLLETVN, encoded by the coding sequence ATGAATAAGCTAAAACGTCTAAGTAAAACTAAAAGAAATCATTCTGGTTCCCCCCGCTCCGAATATTCACCAGCAAAAAATAATTGGAGTAAAAAGCAATTTATAGCTACGTCCATTGCGTTATCTGTTATCGCTTCGAGTGTCATTCCGTTTCAGACCGCTGATGCTTTAACCCGGGTTACTTCAGCAAGCGGCACAGTATGGGAGATTCATGATGTCTTTGCGCCTAGCTTAGACACAGGAAGCTTACGTACCGTTGGGACTACACAAGTACAAGGCTTCGGTAATATCTTTGTTAAAGTGTCATCGCCTTCTGCTTCCCTGATGAATGGACAAATGATGCGCGGGTTTGACCTGAAATACGATGGCGTGAATAGATTCACTTCAACTCAATCTGTAAATCTAGGAAATGTAACAGTCACTCGTGATGTGTATATTGATACAATAAATAATAGAACGAGATTCTTTGATACATTTACTAATAAGAATGATATGGCAGTAAAGGTTGATGTATCTTTCGGCGGCTCTTTAGGGTATGGAACAGCGGCAAATGCTTCAGTAGTCAAGGCAACTTACTCCGATGATCTGGAGGTGACTGCAGACGATTCATGGATTGTTGTCGACAGCAGTGCCAAAAACAATAAACCCCTAGGTGTTGCAGTCGGATCTCCACATCCATTTGAGAATGGATTAACCGGACTAGGCAATCAGCAGCAGAATCCATTTACCACACCATTAGCCAGGTCCGGAAATGAGGCGAATTTCTACGGTTTCATTAACACCTTAAATATCGAGCCGGGTCAGTCAAAATCCCTGGTACATTTTGTACAAGTCGGTGAAGCTGGCGAAGAAGGGCTGAACAATCTGGTTACTATTCTGGATGGACTCAATCGTCAGCTGGATGTATCTGGATTAACCAATGCACAAATCCGTTCAATCAGTAACTGGGATATCTCTGCTATAGAGGGGCTTGATACTGGAGATAGCCTGGTTATTCCAGATGCTCCTGCAGCCAAAACATTCGTAACTTCATCCCCCTATGATGTCACGAATAAATCAATTGCAGAAATGCAGCTGGATATGACGAATGGTAAAACGACTTCTGTACAAATTACACAAGCGTATTTAGATAGAATCAAGGCGTACGATGAGGGTCAATTAGGATTCCATGCCTTCCTGCATGTATCTGAAACTGCGCTAGCCCAAGCCAAAGCTGCTGACGATGCCCGTGCACAAGGCGCTCAAGGTGATTTGCTGGGTATTCCAATTGCGATAAAAGATATTTATGATACCAAGGATATGCCTACTACAGGCGGCAGTAAGGCGCTTGAAGGCTGGAAGCCTGATTCTGATGCATTCCAGGTCGCTAAGCTAAGAGAAGCTGGAGCTGTAATTATTGGTAAGACAAATACTTCGGAGTTTGCTAATAGCGGAAGCTTTAGTGAAAGCGGCTGGATGCAAACATGGAATGCGCTATATCCATCCAAAACATCCTTTGGCTCAAGCGGCGGATCGGCAGTATCTATTGCAGCTGATTTTGCAGCAGCAGCAATGGGATCGCAGACCGGGGTATCTCTCTATGCACCTACAACAGGCGCCAGTCTAAAAAGCTTCCGTGGTACAGACGGCATGGCGAGTACGACAGGTGTGCTCCCGCTCACTTGGGGACAGGATTATGCGGGACCCATTGCCAAAACCGTAACGGACCTGGCTATTATGCTGAATGCTACAACGGGTACGGACCCGCAGGATATTTTCACCGTAACTGCTGATGCAGATCATAAACGTCCGGAGAACTGGAAGGAGTCGCTGGATGCCGGCGCATTGAAAGGAAAGAAAATCGGATACATCCCCGAATCCTTTGTCTCCAGCTACGCAGATGATGATACCGGAGTGGCAGTAAAGAATAAGTTCTCTGAGCTGCAAGCTGCGGGAGCGGAAATGGTTGAAATGTCAAAAATGCCAGCAGCCCCTACCCGTCCTCAAGGCATTAACGGATCTACGGAAGGCTGGGCGCGCTATATCGAGCTTCATAAGGCCTTCCCTTACGCGGATGGAGCAAGTGTACTCGCTTCAGATAAGGTGCTTATCTATAATCAGAGATCATATACTGCGCCTACGCGGATGACGGAACAGGCTGTACAAGATTACATCAAGTATAGAACTGACTATAAGGAAGTTATCAAAGGCTGGATGGATGAGAATGGCGTTGATGCTATTGTTTATGCAGGTTTCATTAGTGACGTATATAACAATGACGCATCAGCCTCTCAATTAAGTTCGGACCGCAACACAGGGGTATTAACGTCTAACGTGGGTCTCCCTACGGTAGTGGTTCCTGTAGGAACGAACGACAGCGGATATTCTATCTCTATGCAGCTTGTTGGCAGAGCATGGGACGATGCAAAAGTATTAGGTATGGGCTATGCTCTTGAGCAACAAAGTCAAGCCAGACTGCTTACCGCATTTGCTCCAGCACTTAAATACGTTTCAAACCCTACTAATCCTGATCCAGTAGATAATGAACCAAGTAATCCAGGTCCTGGAGGAGGTACCGTAACTCCCCCGGTAACAGCAACGCCCACACCAACACCGGCTCCTACAGCACCTGCAGAAACAGCAACACCAACCCCTAAGCCGGAAGTGGTCAGTTTTACAGATACAACGAATCATTGGGCAAAAGCAAGCATTGACGCGCTTATTGCTAAGGGACTACTAACAGGTTATTCCGATGGAACCTTCCGTCCAAATTCAGGATTAACCCGTGCTGAAGCCATCAAGGTCATTGCAACGTACATGGGACTTGAAGGGCAAGCAAGTAGCTTTACAGATGTATCTGGGGCTTACTGGGCGAATAAGTTCATTGGTGCAGCGGCCGGATCAGGCTTGATGAACGGATACAGCGATGGAAGCTTCCGTCCGGACAAGAAGATTAGCCGTGGTGAATTAGCAGCACTAATCACTAGAGCCTTTAAGCTGACAGGAACCGGAAATACATCCTTCGCAGATGTTAACAGAAATGTATGGTATTATGCTTCTATTGATGCCCTCGCCTCCAATAAGATTATTACCGGATACGCCGACAGCACCTTTAAGCCTGAAAAAGATATTACCCGAGCAGAGTTTGCAACCATGGTATCCAGATTACTGGAGACTGTGAATTAA
- a CDS encoding NAD(P)H-dependent flavin oxidoreductase encodes MKLPTIQFGHIKSRVPVIQGGMGVGISLSGLAAAVANAGGIGTISGTGITTEELRMHIRQTRELSKGIGYIGVNVLFAVKDFAEKMKVALEEKVDFIISGAGISRDIYAWGREYDTPVVTIVSSAKLARISERLGASAVVVEGFEAGGHLGTDRSMFDILPEVLEAVSIPVIAAGGILTGNDIAKALRLGASGVQMGTRFVASHECDAPLAFKQKYVDAQQGDTVLIKSTVGLEGRAIRNEFTDRISNDARLKIVKCYDCLKVCSHRFCTMESLLTSLRGDVKNGLVFAGSRVHEIKEILSVQQIIDNLMNEYQGALNKAI; translated from the coding sequence TTGAAACTTCCAACAATCCAATTCGGACATATTAAGTCGAGAGTTCCTGTTATTCAAGGTGGAATGGGCGTGGGCATATCCTTAAGTGGATTAGCCGCCGCTGTAGCCAATGCAGGCGGGATCGGCACCATCTCTGGTACAGGGATCACTACTGAAGAGCTGAGAATGCATATTCGCCAAACAAGAGAACTCTCTAAAGGGATTGGCTATATCGGTGTGAATGTACTCTTCGCAGTGAAGGACTTTGCCGAAAAAATGAAGGTTGCTTTGGAGGAAAAGGTTGACTTCATTATTTCCGGAGCGGGAATTTCCAGAGATATTTATGCTTGGGGTAGAGAATATGATACTCCTGTGGTAACTATTGTTTCATCCGCCAAATTAGCCCGAATCTCCGAAAGACTTGGTGCCTCCGCAGTCGTTGTGGAAGGGTTCGAAGCCGGGGGACATTTAGGTACAGACAGATCCATGTTTGATATCCTTCCTGAAGTCTTAGAGGCCGTTTCGATTCCGGTTATTGCTGCGGGTGGAATTCTGACAGGGAACGATATCGCAAAAGCCCTTCGGCTTGGCGCATCTGGTGTTCAAATGGGTACCCGTTTTGTGGCTAGCCATGAATGTGATGCTCCCTTAGCCTTCAAGCAAAAGTATGTAGATGCTCAGCAAGGAGATACCGTCCTGATCAAATCTACTGTGGGTCTAGAAGGCAGAGCGATTCGGAATGAATTTACGGACCGGATCAGTAATGATGCCAGATTAAAGATAGTCAAATGCTATGATTGTCTAAAGGTTTGTTCACATCGCTTCTGTACAATGGAATCCTTGCTCACTTCCCTTAGAGGAGATGTTAAGAACGGATTGGTTTTTGCCGGGTCCAGAGTTCATGAGATTAAAGAGATTTTGTCCGTACAGCAGATTATCGACAATTTAATGAATGAGTATCAAGGGGCATTGAACAAAGCAATTTAA
- a CDS encoding ATP-binding protein — MRKMLMGLIIVGLGCFAILFGLVKASDHKAQNPAPARHGVLDLSAWDFQGEQVVSLDGQWEFYWDQLLRPGGAPSVSPGYMQVPGFWKHANENGDVNSQGAVTYRLKVKLEPSATMYGLRISNIRMASEIYVNGNRVGGSGKPAESESLYTYENKPFNAFFTVQGDTAEIIIHAANYENSQGGIPYSLYFGSAGGILKLNTHTTILNLILIVSLLMLGCYQLSVFIIRREERGLLYFGLSCIIIAWSFASNGDRILVEYVNLPHEIYYKIQAVSLYLSLITMVMFIKTMCKSMIPEWLINSVVGVTALYIGFVLLTPFQWYSRFNAAFSYLQLFIYVIILGLMLHSYLKGRYGEFSKRTLLLFILALAGYVIGLFDYGLYLSSLTPSYTLGYCSILIFCFLASFLLSYRYSEAYKTIEGMAVMLQQADKQKDEFLLHTSHEFQTPLHGIINLSQSMLEAGAGAEAGELSASHIQNLSLIRDTSRRLSGLVHDILDLEKIKRNELKVQLTGVDVRVSVSLVFDLFQGLITGKKIRFVNAVPEHLPLVYADENRLRQILHNLVGNAVKFTHEGMITIHAQVIEGQVKVVVEDTGVGMSLSDREDIFQPFEQAHSPEEYGGTGLGLFICRKLLHLMDGTIKVEWSEPEQGTGIAFTLPVAEAVRNSLPDYEAAKESVSISEAWGMAELPGRDKSTFTLLAVDDEPSNLQVLSRVFANEPYQVIWATNGLEALEMLKKRSDIDLVLLDVMMPRMSGVEVCTEIREQYTLFELPIVLLTARYGNSDIAAGFKAGANDYIIKPFDAAEVRARTETLLKLKKSVEDALKAEVDFLQSQIKPHFLFNSLNSIIALCRTDGARAEKLIMHLSYYLRRSFDPKPDSFVRIEDELQLVDAYVQIEEARFEERLTVVYDVDPQVLKRKILPLTIQPLVENAIRHGVTKKMEGGTVRISISLDKDTVYVEVWDNGGGISETGLQALWTSESASSERRGVGLVNIQRRLKHFYGEALQVSSEEGEWTSVRFHFEIQH, encoded by the coding sequence ATGAGAAAAATGCTGATGGGCCTGATTATAGTGGGCCTCGGATGTTTTGCTATATTATTCGGCCTAGTGAAGGCCTCTGATCATAAAGCCCAGAACCCCGCTCCCGCCCGGCATGGTGTTCTAGATTTGAGTGCATGGGATTTTCAGGGAGAACAGGTGGTTTCGCTGGATGGACAGTGGGAATTTTATTGGGATCAGCTGCTCAGGCCGGGGGGAGCACCTTCTGTTTCCCCTGGATATATGCAGGTACCCGGTTTTTGGAAGCATGCGAATGAAAACGGGGACGTAAACAGCCAAGGAGCCGTTACCTACCGTCTAAAGGTTAAGCTTGAGCCTTCGGCAACGATGTATGGGCTTAGAATATCTAACATCCGCATGGCCAGCGAGATCTATGTGAACGGGAACAGGGTGGGCGGCAGCGGTAAGCCCGCGGAATCCGAAAGCCTGTATACGTATGAGAATAAACCGTTTAATGCTTTTTTTACGGTACAGGGAGATACGGCGGAGATCATCATCCATGCAGCGAATTATGAGAATTCGCAGGGCGGGATTCCTTATAGCCTTTATTTCGGGAGCGCCGGGGGAATTCTTAAGCTGAATACCCATACAACCATTCTTAATTTAATTCTGATTGTATCGCTCCTTATGCTCGGGTGCTATCAGCTTAGTGTGTTTATTATACGGAGAGAGGAAAGAGGACTTCTTTATTTCGGACTCAGCTGCATCATTATCGCCTGGTCTTTTGCCAGCAACGGTGACCGGATTCTGGTTGAGTATGTGAATCTGCCGCATGAGATTTATTATAAGATTCAAGCTGTATCGCTGTATCTCTCTCTGATCACGATGGTCATGTTTATTAAGACTATGTGTAAAAGCATGATTCCTGAGTGGTTAATTAATAGTGTTGTCGGTGTGACGGCATTGTATATCGGCTTTGTGCTGCTCACGCCGTTTCAATGGTATTCGCGTTTCAATGCGGCATTCAGCTATCTGCAGCTATTCATCTATGTCATCATTCTGGGGTTGATGCTTCATTCATACCTGAAGGGCAGGTATGGAGAATTCAGCAAACGGACACTGCTCCTCTTTATATTGGCCTTAGCCGGATATGTAATAGGGCTGTTCGATTACGGGTTGTATCTGAGCAGCCTGACGCCCAGTTACACCCTAGGATACTGCTCTATACTGATTTTTTGTTTTCTGGCCTCCTTCCTCCTGTCTTACCGGTATTCGGAAGCGTATAAGACGATAGAAGGAATGGCTGTAATGCTACAGCAGGCGGATAAGCAGAAAGACGAGTTCCTGCTGCATACCTCTCACGAATTCCAGACTCCGCTTCACGGAATTATTAATTTATCCCAATCCATGCTGGAGGCAGGAGCCGGAGCAGAAGCAGGAGAACTCAGCGCAAGTCATATCCAGAATCTGTCCCTGATCAGAGATACCTCCAGAAGGCTCTCGGGACTGGTTCATGACATTCTGGATCTGGAGAAAATCAAACGCAACGAGCTAAAGGTTCAACTAACCGGTGTGGATGTCCGTGTGTCCGTCTCCCTCGTGTTCGATTTATTCCAGGGTTTGATTACTGGTAAAAAAATCAGATTTGTTAATGCCGTACCGGAGCATCTGCCCCTCGTCTATGCGGATGAGAACCGGCTCAGGCAAATCCTCCACAATCTGGTCGGCAATGCGGTGAAATTTACTCATGAGGGTATGATTACGATTCATGCCCAGGTGATAGAGGGTCAGGTCAAAGTTGTGGTGGAGGATACCGGAGTGGGGATGAGCTTATCTGACCGGGAGGATATATTCCAGCCCTTTGAGCAAGCACATTCTCCCGAGGAGTACGGGGGAACAGGACTGGGGTTGTTTATCTGCAGGAAGCTGCTGCATTTGATGGATGGAACCATTAAGGTAGAATGGTCAGAGCCGGAGCAGGGGACGGGCATCGCTTTTACACTTCCGGTTGCCGAAGCAGTCCGGAATTCACTCCCGGATTACGAAGCAGCCAAGGAATCTGTCTCCATAAGCGAAGCATGGGGCATGGCGGAATTACCAGGCAGGGACAAGAGCACCTTCACGCTGCTGGCCGTTGACGATGAACCATCCAATCTTCAGGTCCTGTCCCGGGTTTTTGCCAATGAGCCTTATCAGGTCATCTGGGCGACCAACGGGCTGGAGGCCTTGGAAATGTTGAAGAAACGCTCTGATATCGACCTGGTTCTGCTCGATGTAATGATGCCTAGGATGTCGGGGGTTGAAGTCTGCACAGAGATCCGCGAGCAATATACCCTATTTGAGCTGCCTATTGTATTGCTGACGGCGCGTTACGGCAATAGCGATATTGCTGCCGGCTTCAAGGCAGGGGCGAATGATTATATCATCAAGCCGTTTGATGCTGCAGAGGTCAGGGCCAGAACGGAAACGCTCCTGAAGCTTAAGAAGTCAGTGGAAGACGCCTTGAAGGCAGAGGTGGATTTTCTCCAGTCGCAGATCAAACCGCATTTCTTGTTCAACTCGTTGAACTCGATTATTGCCTTATGCCGGACAGACGGCGCGCGTGCGGAGAAGCTGATTATGCATTTAAGCTATTACTTAAGAAGAAGCTTTGACCCGAAGCCTGACAGCTTTGTCCGGATCGAGGACGAATTACAGCTGGTCGATGCTTACGTGCAGATCGAGGAAGCCCGGTTTGAGGAGAGGCTTACGGTTGTATATGATGTGGACCCGCAGGTTCTGAAGCGAAAGATTTTGCCGCTGACGATACAGCCTTTGGTAGAGAACGCTATCCGGCATGGGGTAACGAAGAAAATGGAGGGAGGAACGGTCAGAATCTCCATTTCCCTGGACAAGGATACGGTTTATGTGGAAGTGTGGGATAACGGGGGCGGTATCAGTGAGACGGGGCTCCAAGCCTTATGGACGAGCGAGAGTGCTTCTTCCGAAAGACGGGGAGTTGGACTCGTGAATATTCAGCGAAGACTGAAGCATTTCTATGGAGAAGCATTACAGGTATCCAGTGAAGAAGGGGAATGGACAAGCGTTCGGTTTCATTTCGAAATTCAGCATTAG
- a CDS encoding LytR/AlgR family response regulator transcription factor translates to MRVAIVDDERLAVQRLVQILECPNDVEVVGAFTKYTDLLHDFTCLRPDAVFLDIDMPGMNGLEFAAPLRI, encoded by the coding sequence ATGAGAGTTGCAATTGTTGACGATGAACGGCTGGCGGTCCAGCGGCTTGTACAAATCCTGGAGTGCCCTAACGATGTCGAAGTGGTTGGGGCGTTTACCAAATATACAGACCTATTACATGACTTCACCTGTTTAAGACCTGATGCAGTCTTTCTGGATATTGATATGCCCGGAATGAACGGGCTGGAATTCGCTGCTCCACTCCGCATATAG
- a CDS encoding MerR family transcriptional regulator encodes MKTYSITEAAEHFNMTPHTLRYYDKEGLMPFIERTSSGRRVFKEADMEALKIIECLKSSGMPIKEIKHFIEWCSEGDSTLQQRYDMFLERKASVEAQMEELKKTMEVIDHKCSYYKTALDSGTEDIHKSKKVTSF; translated from the coding sequence ATGAAGACATACTCTATAACTGAGGCTGCAGAACATTTTAATATGACACCCCATACTCTGCGTTACTATGACAAGGAAGGTCTGATGCCCTTTATCGAAAGGACCTCCAGCGGAAGACGTGTGTTCAAGGAAGCGGATATGGAAGCTCTAAAAATAATTGAATGTTTGAAATCATCAGGGATGCCGATTAAGGAAATCAAACATTTCATTGAGTGGTGCTCTGAGGGAGATTCCACCCTGCAGCAGAGATATGACATGTTCCTGGAGCGGAAAGCCTCCGTAGAAGCACAGATGGAGGAGCTGAAGAAAACGATGGAAGTCATCGATCATAAATGCTCTTATTATAAGACTGCCTTAGACAGCGGTACGGAAGATATTCATAAATCCAAGAAGGTGACAAGCTTTTAA